A genomic segment from Clostridium pasteurianum BC1 encodes:
- a CDS encoding polysaccharide deacetylase family protein: MKAKKIILYGTTIFLITLMLFKGFLSFYNPKSTPAQNIIENKKVIYLTFDDGPSNVVTDKVLDILKENNVHATFFLIGNQINGLENTVRRIHAEGHSIGLHTYTHKLKYIYGNQNNFIKEMLDCRNEINRVTGISPNIIRFPCGSRKYLNPDYLDKLHSYNFKIYDWNVETSDGINPKLSPYKQYMRAVKESKNLCEIILLMHCDYMHKNTCKALPKIIKYYKEKGYEFKTITDDTPELIQ, translated from the coding sequence TTGAAAGCTAAAAAGATTATTTTATACGGTACAACTATATTTTTAATTACATTAATGCTATTTAAAGGATTTTTGAGTTTTTATAACCCTAAATCAACCCCTGCACAAAATATTATTGAAAACAAAAAAGTCATTTATCTAACTTTTGATGATGGACCAAGCAATGTTGTAACTGATAAAGTATTGGATATATTAAAGGAAAACAATGTACATGCTACTTTTTTCCTAATTGGTAATCAAATTAATGGATTAGAAAATACAGTGAGAAGAATTCATGCAGAGGGTCATAGTATAGGATTACACACCTATACGCATAAACTTAAATATATTTATGGCAATCAAAATAATTTTATTAAAGAAATGTTAGATTGTAGAAATGAAATAAATCGAGTAACGGGAATTTCGCCAAATATAATCAGATTTCCTTGCGGTAGTAGAAAATATCTTAATCCTGACTATTTAGATAAATTGCACAGCTATAACTTTAAAATATATGATTGGAACGTTGAAACATCAGATGGAATAAATCCAAAGCTTTCACCTTATAAACAATATATGCGAGCTGTAAAAGAGAGTAAAAACTTATGTGAAATTATATTACTTATGCATTGTGACTATATGCATAAAAACACCTGTAAAGCGTTGCCAAAAATAATTAAGTATTATAAAGAAAAAGGATATGAGTTTAAAACTATTACAGATGATACTCCTGAGCTTATTCAATAG
- a CDS encoding amidase domain-containing protein translates to MKLKYLIKKIKVISLLKYTAIALIFIMFPVCKSSAYESTQHMINNDEVGLEIEKIYNLRCSALKTGDYSALNNYYDISKTSGKYALEHEIKRVKYLKDWSSQRNIEFKDIKSTVKLKKIIPSDNVLKLILEESYKFDYSYKNDQSTIPNSFGIGVRHTAKLIKKNERWIILSDWYTDCFEDSLQFYSSNLNCKFNSSKNTLYSIENFIDIAKHNKSFYHREKAAAYADKYCGAAWGSSNNFKYNKKYNDYNGLGGDCTNFISQVLGDKEGGSMPINNIWHSGTRSWSNADGLKNYLLQSGRGTIIKIGSFNELTNSQFNMTDDIANRLQIGDLIAYEKGRGNIDHFAVITGFDSHRYPLVNSHTTDRYHVPWDLGWRNKNIRFFLIHINDY, encoded by the coding sequence TATACAGCTATAGCACTAATTTTTATAATGTTTCCTGTGTGTAAAAGTTCAGCATATGAATCTACTCAACATATGATAAATAACGATGAAGTGGGTTTAGAAATTGAAAAAATATATAATTTGCGCTGCTCTGCTCTTAAAACCGGTGATTATTCAGCATTAAATAATTATTATGATATTTCTAAGACAAGTGGTAAATATGCACTGGAACATGAAATAAAAAGAGTTAAATATTTAAAAGACTGGTCGTCTCAAAGAAATATAGAATTCAAAGATATTAAATCTACGGTGAAACTGAAAAAAATTATACCTTCTGATAATGTATTAAAACTTATTCTTGAAGAAAGTTATAAATTTGACTATTCATATAAAAATGATCAATCTACTATTCCAAATTCATTTGGAATAGGCGTACGTCATACAGCAAAATTAATCAAAAAAAATGAAAGATGGATTATACTTAGTGATTGGTATACTGATTGCTTTGAAGATTCATTGCAATTTTATTCATCTAATTTAAATTGTAAATTTAATTCATCAAAAAATACTTTATATTCAATAGAAAATTTTATAGACATAGCTAAACATAATAAAAGCTTTTATCATAGAGAAAAAGCAGCAGCTTATGCTGATAAATATTGTGGTGCAGCTTGGGGAAGCAGTAACAATTTTAAATATAATAAAAAGTACAATGATTATAATGGCTTAGGAGGAGATTGTACTAACTTTATTTCTCAAGTCCTAGGAGATAAAGAAGGTGGATCAATGCCTATTAATAATATATGGCATTCCGGTACTAGATCCTGGTCAAATGCAGATGGTTTGAAAAATTATTTACTACAAAGCGGTAGAGGAACTATTATAAAAATTGGATCTTTTAATGAATTAACAAATTCTCAATTCAACATGACAGATGATATAGCTAATAGATTACAAATTGGAGATTTGATAGCTTATGAAAAGGGAAGAGGAAACATAGATCATTTTGCAGTAATAACAGGATTTGATAGTCATAGATATCCTTTAGTTAATTCTCATACCACTGATAGATATCATGTTCCATGGGACTTAGGATGGAGAAATAAGAACATAAGATTTTTTCTTATACACATAAATGATTATTAA
- a CDS encoding alpha/beta hydrolase family protein: MKLHFKDQAFSFELLRAASYAGYQGAEIGECLATAANIKEGDFNSWFEEWEKTAKRVEKIGENCLSKRHVVSGREALLRASNYYRTAEFFLKATDSRRDENYKKSVETFKKAMAEMDFYYEIVKIPYENSYMAGYFYRALDYDKNKQPCPTLIFIGGFDSTAEELYFCGAAAAIKRGYNCLVFDGPGQGETLRIQKIPTRFDYEVPVRAAIDYLESRRDVDMDKISLMGMSMGGYYAPRAAAFDKRIKACIAYDVFYDLWNSTINQNPKLKKLEGRSPMMIETMMRFAEKRSSNLRWAIQNSLWVFGIEHRNEIPETLKKYTLKGIANKIDCPLLILVGEADHFVSPEQVDEFANELKCSKTIRVFTREEGAEEH, translated from the coding sequence ATGAAATTACATTTTAAAGATCAAGCATTTTCATTTGAATTACTTAGAGCAGCATCTTATGCAGGATATCAAGGAGCAGAAATAGGTGAATGTTTAGCAACTGCTGCTAATATTAAAGAAGGAGACTTTAATAGTTGGTTTGAGGAATGGGAAAAAACCGCTAAGCGTGTAGAGAAAATTGGTGAAAATTGTTTATCTAAAAGACATGTAGTAAGTGGTAGAGAAGCATTGCTTAGAGCTTCAAACTATTATAGAACCGCTGAGTTCTTCTTGAAGGCAACTGATTCAAGACGTGATGAAAATTATAAAAAAAGTGTTGAAACGTTCAAAAAGGCTATGGCAGAGATGGATTTTTATTATGAAATTGTAAAAATTCCCTATGAAAATTCTTATATGGCAGGTTATTTTTATCGGGCATTAGATTATGATAAAAATAAACAACCATGTCCTACATTAATTTTTATAGGCGGATTTGATTCCACAGCTGAAGAATTATATTTCTGTGGTGCGGCAGCGGCAATTAAAAGAGGATACAATTGTCTTGTTTTTGATGGACCAGGACAGGGAGAGACATTAAGAATTCAAAAAATACCAACTCGTTTTGATTATGAAGTGCCTGTTAGAGCGGCTATCGATTATTTGGAAAGTAGAAGAGATGTTGATATGGATAAAATATCACTCATGGGAATGAGCATGGGTGGGTATTATGCACCTAGAGCTGCTGCTTTTGATAAGCGCATAAAAGCATGTATTGCATATGATGTATTCTATGACCTATGGAATTCAACAATAAATCAAAATCCAAAATTGAAAAAATTAGAAGGACGTTCTCCAATGATGATAGAAACAATGATGAGATTCGCTGAAAAAAGAAGTTCTAATCTTCGTTGGGCTATTCAAAATTCGCTTTGGGTATTTGGGATAGAACACAGAAATGAAATCCCAGAAACATTAAAAAAATATACACTTAAAGGAATTGCAAATAAAATAGATTGTCCATTATTAATATTAGTTGGTGAAGCAGATCACTTTGTTTCACCCGAACAAGTTGATGAATTTGCTAATGAATTGAAGTGTTCTAAGACAATACGTGTGTTTACACGTGAAGAAGGTGCAGAAGAACACTGA
- a CDS encoding polysaccharide deacetylase family protein: MKILKKILILSLSILIINSYSYNTILGHEVYINEKIKSMPLKYNNEGVCILMYHSIGFEKNNRLRIPQQQFKDQMKYIKDNGYTTVTLQDLYNFFVENKPIPKKSVAITFDDGYLDNYEYAYPVLKEFNLKATIFVTTNTIDRNNAYITSNQLKELQNNGIDIESHTVNHEELSKISYEKQLKTLKESKETLERILNKKVNYIAYPCGKYNEDTITAMKNAGYIMGFTTGGKIARKNDGICTLHRIGVVSIDGIDVLEGRLKSQME, translated from the coding sequence ATGAAGATTTTAAAAAAAATTTTAATTTTATCCTTAAGTATATTGATTATAAACTCATATTCATATAATACAATATTGGGTCATGAAGTATATATTAATGAGAAAATAAAAAGTATGCCCCTAAAATATAATAATGAAGGCGTATGTATACTTATGTATCATTCTATAGGTTTTGAAAAAAATAATAGATTAAGAATTCCACAACAACAATTTAAAGATCAAATGAAATACATAAAGGACAATGGGTATACCACTGTTACTCTTCAAGATCTATATAATTTTTTTGTAGAAAATAAACCTATACCTAAGAAATCTGTGGCTATAACCTTTGATGATGGATACTTAGATAATTATGAATATGCATATCCCGTACTTAAAGAATTTAATCTTAAGGCTACAATATTTGTTACTACAAATACCATAGACAGGAATAATGCATATATAACTTCAAATCAACTTAAGGAATTGCAAAATAACGGAATAGATATAGAAAGTCATACTGTTAATCATGAAGAATTAAGTAAAATTTCTTATGAAAAACAATTAAAAACTTTGAAAGAATCAAAAGAAACCTTGGAGAGAATATTAAATAAAAAAGTGAATTATATTGCTTATCCTTGTGGTAAATATAATGAAGATACAATAACAGCGATGAAAAATGCGGGGTATATCATGGGATTTACAACAGGAGGTAAAATTGCAAGAAAAAATGATGGAATATGTACTTTACATAGAATAGGAGTAGTATCTATTGACGGAATAGATGTACTTGAAGGAAGATTAAAAAGTCAAATGGAATAA